In Opitutales bacterium, the following are encoded in one genomic region:
- the phnN gene encoding phosphonate metabolism protein/1,5-bisphosphokinase (PRPP-forming) PhnN yields the protein MSYLYYVIGPSGAGKDSILNAARKRLESGGDIAFAHRYITRPADAGGENHVALSIEAFQARKKRGLFCMHWESHGLCYGLGVEIERWLDAGLSVVMNGSRGFLHQATERFEDALIPVSIEVDGAILRQRLKQRGRENGDEIEQRVQRASAFKIEHPRLVRIENNGLLDDAVATFCEHMIHESGHVTVS from the coding sequence ATGTCATATCTCTACTATGTTATCGGGCCTTCTGGAGCGGGAAAAGACAGCATCCTCAACGCGGCTCGGAAGCGTCTGGAGAGCGGCGGGGATATCGCCTTTGCTCACAGGTATATCACCCGTCCGGCGGATGCCGGGGGCGAAAACCATGTCGCTCTGAGTATCGAAGCATTTCAGGCGCGAAAGAAACGCGGTCTGTTTTGTATGCATTGGGAGAGCCATGGACTGTGTTACGGCCTCGGCGTGGAGATCGAACGTTGGTTGGACGCCGGGCTGTCCGTCGTGATGAACGGCAGCCGAGGTTTCCTGCATCAGGCTACTGAGCGTTTTGAGGACGCCTTGATCCCTGTATCTATCGAGGTAGATGGCGCGATTCTACGCCAGCGTCTAAAACAGCGCGGCAGGGAAAATGGCGACGAGATCGAACAGCGGGTGCAGCGTGCAAGCGCTTTCAAAATCGAGCATCCACGCCTCGTTCGTATCGAGAATAACGGTCTGCTTGATGATGCTGTCGCCACGTTTTGTGAGCATATGATACATGAAAGTGGCCATGTTACAGTCAGCTGA